From Sander lucioperca isolate FBNREF2018 chromosome 14, SLUC_FBN_1.2, whole genome shotgun sequence, the proteins below share one genomic window:
- the katnal2 gene encoding katanin p60 ATPase-containing subunit A-like 2 isoform X1, whose product MMELSYQSMKVAHQAREADELRTEMRRKSLLILIYHHLLGQGYVSAAVALDQETNGGVRRFEVCDNIDLEMVLMEYESYHYVKFQKYPKLIRRTAEPGENRNARSGSVKRSSCSAAKPLPKINPSQSPKSGNGAKRTTASSHTNENGSALPPELSEFGLNVSSIRNGPAGEAANNRKGQMTDGKVSINDAVKGAGSDSDHMERLLKPLSGFSGMSGEMRELAAIISRDIYLHSPNVRWEDIIGLEDAKRLVKEAVVYPIKYPQLFTGILSPWKGLLLYGPPGTGKTLLAKAVATECKTTFFNISASSIVSKWRGDSEKLVRVLFELARYHAPSTIFLDELESVMSQRGTSMGGEHEGSRRMKTELLVQMDGLAKSEDLVFVLAASNLPWELDHAMLRRLEKRIIVSLPSSPARQAMISHWLPPLSSTGGVELRTELDYETLAKGMEGYSGSDIRLVCKEAAMRPVRKIFDALESHQDGDTDVPAIQLETVTTADFLEVITHTKPSARNLMDKYTAWEREYESV is encoded by the exons ATGATGGAGCTCTCATATCAATCTATGAAAGTCGCCCACCAAGCCCGGGAAGCG GATGAGCTGAGGACtgagatgaggaggaagagccTCCTCATCCTCATTTACCACCACCTGCTGGGGCAAGG CTACGTGTCTGCAGCAGTGGCCTTGGACCAGGAGACTAATGGAGGTGTGAGGAGGTTCGAGGTCTGTGATAACATCGATCTGGAGATGGTGCTGATGGAATACGAGAGTTATCACTACGTTAAGTTCCAGAAATATCCCAAACTTATCAGAAGAACAGCAGAACCAG GTGAGAACAGGAATGCAAGAAGTGGTAGTGTAAAAAG GAGTTCCTGTTCAGCTGCAAAGCCTCTTCCCAAAATCAACCCGTCCCAGAGCCCAAAGTCTGGAAATGGAGCCAAAAGGACAACTGCCAGTTCACATACAAAT GAGAATGGTTCTGCTCTTCCTCCAGAGTTGTCAGAGTTTGGTCTTAACGTGTCCTCCATCAGAAATGGACCAGCTGGGGAGGCAGCCAATAACAGAAAG GGCCAGATGACTGACGGCAAAGTTTCAATCAATGACGCTGTCAAAGGAGCTGGCAGTGACTCAGACCACATG GAACGGTTGCTGAAGCCCCTCAGTGGCTTTTCTGGAATGAGCGGCGAGATGAGAGAACTTGCTGCAATCATCAGCagg GACATCTATTTGCACAGCCCCAACGTGCGGTGGGAGGACATCATCGGCCTGGAGGACGCAAAGCGATTAGTCAAAGAGGCCGTCGTCTATCCCATTAAG TACCCCCAGCTATTTACAGGCATTCTGTCTCCGTGGAAGGGCTTGCTGCTCTATGGCCCCCCAG gtacGGGTAAGACACTGCTGGCCAAGGCCGTGGCTACAGAGTGTAAGACGACCTTCTTCAACATTTCAGCCTCCAGCATCGTCAGCAAGTGGAGAGGAGACTCTGAGAAACTGGTCAGG GTTCTGTTTGAACTGGCCAGGTACCACGCCCCATCCACCATCTTCCTGGACGAGCTAGAGTCAGTGATGAGCCAGAGAGGAACGAGCATGGG AGGAGAGCATGAGGGGAGTCGCAGGATGAAGACTGAGCTGCTGGTTCAGATGGACGGACTGGCCAAATCAGAGGACCTGGTGTTTGTACTAGCTGCCTCCAACCTGCCTTG GGAACTGGACCATGCCATGCTGAGGAGGTTAGAAAAGAGGATTATAGTTAGTCTTCCCTCCTCGCCAGCTCGCCAAGCCATGATCTCTCATTGGCTGCCTCCTCTCAGCTCCACAGGAGGGGTGGAGCTACGAACTGAGCTGGACTATGAAACTCTAGCGAAG ggGATGGAGGGTTACTCTGGCTCTGATATACGACTGGTGTGTAAGGAGGCTGCCATGAGACCAGTCCGCAAGATCTTTGATGCTCTGGAGTCCCATCAGGATG GAGACACTGACGTGCCTGCCATCCAGCTGGAAACTGTGACAACAGCTGACTTCCTGGAAGTCATCACACACACCAAACCCTCGGCTCGAAACCTGATGGACAAATACACAGCCTGGGAGAGAGAGTACGAGTCtgtctga
- the katnal2 gene encoding katanin p60 ATPase-containing subunit A-like 2 isoform X4: protein MMELSYQSMKVAHQAREADELRTEMRRKSLLILIYHHLLGQGYVSAAVALDQETNGGVRRFEVCDNIDLEMVLMEYESYHYVKFQKYPKLIRRTAEPGENRNARSGSVKRSSCSAAKPLPKINPSQSPKSGNGAKRTTASSHTNENGSALPPELSEFGLNVSSIRNGPAGEAANNRKERLLKPLSGFSGMSGEMRELAAIISRDIYLHSPNVRWEDIIGLEDAKRLVKEAVVYPIKYPQLFTGILSPWKGLLLYGPPGTGKTLLAKAVATECKTTFFNISASSIVSKWRGDSEKLVRVLFELARYHAPSTIFLDELESVMSQRGTSMGGEHEGSRRMKTELLVQMDGLAKSEDLVFVLAASNLPWELDHAMLRRLEKRIIVSLPSSPARQAMISHWLPPLSSTGGVELRTELDYETLAKGMEGYSGSDIRLVCKEAAMRPVRKIFDALESHQDGDTDVPAIQLETVTTADFLEVITHTKPSARNLMDKYTAWEREYESV from the exons ATGATGGAGCTCTCATATCAATCTATGAAAGTCGCCCACCAAGCCCGGGAAGCG GATGAGCTGAGGACtgagatgaggaggaagagccTCCTCATCCTCATTTACCACCACCTGCTGGGGCAAGG CTACGTGTCTGCAGCAGTGGCCTTGGACCAGGAGACTAATGGAGGTGTGAGGAGGTTCGAGGTCTGTGATAACATCGATCTGGAGATGGTGCTGATGGAATACGAGAGTTATCACTACGTTAAGTTCCAGAAATATCCCAAACTTATCAGAAGAACAGCAGAACCAG GTGAGAACAGGAATGCAAGAAGTGGTAGTGTAAAAAG GAGTTCCTGTTCAGCTGCAAAGCCTCTTCCCAAAATCAACCCGTCCCAGAGCCCAAAGTCTGGAAATGGAGCCAAAAGGACAACTGCCAGTTCACATACAAAT GAGAATGGTTCTGCTCTTCCTCCAGAGTTGTCAGAGTTTGGTCTTAACGTGTCCTCCATCAGAAATGGACCAGCTGGGGAGGCAGCCAATAACAGAAAG GAACGGTTGCTGAAGCCCCTCAGTGGCTTTTCTGGAATGAGCGGCGAGATGAGAGAACTTGCTGCAATCATCAGCagg GACATCTATTTGCACAGCCCCAACGTGCGGTGGGAGGACATCATCGGCCTGGAGGACGCAAAGCGATTAGTCAAAGAGGCCGTCGTCTATCCCATTAAG TACCCCCAGCTATTTACAGGCATTCTGTCTCCGTGGAAGGGCTTGCTGCTCTATGGCCCCCCAG gtacGGGTAAGACACTGCTGGCCAAGGCCGTGGCTACAGAGTGTAAGACGACCTTCTTCAACATTTCAGCCTCCAGCATCGTCAGCAAGTGGAGAGGAGACTCTGAGAAACTGGTCAGG GTTCTGTTTGAACTGGCCAGGTACCACGCCCCATCCACCATCTTCCTGGACGAGCTAGAGTCAGTGATGAGCCAGAGAGGAACGAGCATGGG AGGAGAGCATGAGGGGAGTCGCAGGATGAAGACTGAGCTGCTGGTTCAGATGGACGGACTGGCCAAATCAGAGGACCTGGTGTTTGTACTAGCTGCCTCCAACCTGCCTTG GGAACTGGACCATGCCATGCTGAGGAGGTTAGAAAAGAGGATTATAGTTAGTCTTCCCTCCTCGCCAGCTCGCCAAGCCATGATCTCTCATTGGCTGCCTCCTCTCAGCTCCACAGGAGGGGTGGAGCTACGAACTGAGCTGGACTATGAAACTCTAGCGAAG ggGATGGAGGGTTACTCTGGCTCTGATATACGACTGGTGTGTAAGGAGGCTGCCATGAGACCAGTCCGCAAGATCTTTGATGCTCTGGAGTCCCATCAGGATG GAGACACTGACGTGCCTGCCATCCAGCTGGAAACTGTGACAACAGCTGACTTCCTGGAAGTCATCACACACACCAAACCCTCGGCTCGAAACCTGATGGACAAATACACAGCCTGGGAGAGAGAGTACGAGTCtgtctga
- the katnal2 gene encoding katanin p60 ATPase-containing subunit A-like 2 isoform X5, protein MVLMEYESYHYVKFQKYPKLIRRTAEPGENRNARSGSVKRSSCSAAKPLPKINPSQSPKSGNGAKRTTASSHTNENGSALPPELSEFGLNVSSIRNGPAGEAANNRKGQMTDGKVSINDAVKGAGSDSDHMERLLKPLSGFSGMSGEMRELAAIISRDIYLHSPNVRWEDIIGLEDAKRLVKEAVVYPIKYPQLFTGILSPWKGLLLYGPPGTGKTLLAKAVATECKTTFFNISASSIVSKWRGDSEKLVRVLFELARYHAPSTIFLDELESVMSQRGTSMGGEHEGSRRMKTELLVQMDGLAKSEDLVFVLAASNLPWELDHAMLRRLEKRIIVSLPSSPARQAMISHWLPPLSSTGGVELRTELDYETLAKGMEGYSGSDIRLVCKEAAMRPVRKIFDALESHQDGDTDVPAIQLETVTTADFLEVITHTKPSARNLMDKYTAWEREYESV, encoded by the exons ATGGTGCTGATGGAATACGAGAGTTATCACTACGTTAAGTTCCAGAAATATCCCAAACTTATCAGAAGAACAGCAGAACCAG GTGAGAACAGGAATGCAAGAAGTGGTAGTGTAAAAAG GAGTTCCTGTTCAGCTGCAAAGCCTCTTCCCAAAATCAACCCGTCCCAGAGCCCAAAGTCTGGAAATGGAGCCAAAAGGACAACTGCCAGTTCACATACAAAT GAGAATGGTTCTGCTCTTCCTCCAGAGTTGTCAGAGTTTGGTCTTAACGTGTCCTCCATCAGAAATGGACCAGCTGGGGAGGCAGCCAATAACAGAAAG GGCCAGATGACTGACGGCAAAGTTTCAATCAATGACGCTGTCAAAGGAGCTGGCAGTGACTCAGACCACATG GAACGGTTGCTGAAGCCCCTCAGTGGCTTTTCTGGAATGAGCGGCGAGATGAGAGAACTTGCTGCAATCATCAGCagg GACATCTATTTGCACAGCCCCAACGTGCGGTGGGAGGACATCATCGGCCTGGAGGACGCAAAGCGATTAGTCAAAGAGGCCGTCGTCTATCCCATTAAG TACCCCCAGCTATTTACAGGCATTCTGTCTCCGTGGAAGGGCTTGCTGCTCTATGGCCCCCCAG gtacGGGTAAGACACTGCTGGCCAAGGCCGTGGCTACAGAGTGTAAGACGACCTTCTTCAACATTTCAGCCTCCAGCATCGTCAGCAAGTGGAGAGGAGACTCTGAGAAACTGGTCAGG GTTCTGTTTGAACTGGCCAGGTACCACGCCCCATCCACCATCTTCCTGGACGAGCTAGAGTCAGTGATGAGCCAGAGAGGAACGAGCATGGG AGGAGAGCATGAGGGGAGTCGCAGGATGAAGACTGAGCTGCTGGTTCAGATGGACGGACTGGCCAAATCAGAGGACCTGGTGTTTGTACTAGCTGCCTCCAACCTGCCTTG GGAACTGGACCATGCCATGCTGAGGAGGTTAGAAAAGAGGATTATAGTTAGTCTTCCCTCCTCGCCAGCTCGCCAAGCCATGATCTCTCATTGGCTGCCTCCTCTCAGCTCCACAGGAGGGGTGGAGCTACGAACTGAGCTGGACTATGAAACTCTAGCGAAG ggGATGGAGGGTTACTCTGGCTCTGATATACGACTGGTGTGTAAGGAGGCTGCCATGAGACCAGTCCGCAAGATCTTTGATGCTCTGGAGTCCCATCAGGATG GAGACACTGACGTGCCTGCCATCCAGCTGGAAACTGTGACAACAGCTGACTTCCTGGAAGTCATCACACACACCAAACCCTCGGCTCGAAACCTGATGGACAAATACACAGCCTGGGAGAGAGAGTACGAGTCtgtctga
- the katnal2 gene encoding katanin p60 ATPase-containing subunit A-like 2 isoform X3: MRRKSLLILIYHHLLGQGYVSAAVALDQETNGGVRRFEVCDNIDLEMVLMEYESYHYVKFQKYPKLIRRTAEPGENRNARSGSVKRSSCSAAKPLPKINPSQSPKSGNGAKRTTASSHTNENGSALPPELSEFGLNVSSIRNGPAGEAANNRKGQMTDGKVSINDAVKGAGSDSDHMERLLKPLSGFSGMSGEMRELAAIISRDIYLHSPNVRWEDIIGLEDAKRLVKEAVVYPIKYPQLFTGILSPWKGLLLYGPPGTGKTLLAKAVATECKTTFFNISASSIVSKWRGDSEKLVRVLFELARYHAPSTIFLDELESVMSQRGTSMGGEHEGSRRMKTELLVQMDGLAKSEDLVFVLAASNLPWELDHAMLRRLEKRIIVSLPSSPARQAMISHWLPPLSSTGGVELRTELDYETLAKGMEGYSGSDIRLVCKEAAMRPVRKIFDALESHQDGDTDVPAIQLETVTTADFLEVITHTKPSARNLMDKYTAWEREYESV, translated from the exons atgaggaggaagagccTCCTCATCCTCATTTACCACCACCTGCTGGGGCAAGG CTACGTGTCTGCAGCAGTGGCCTTGGACCAGGAGACTAATGGAGGTGTGAGGAGGTTCGAGGTCTGTGATAACATCGATCTGGAGATGGTGCTGATGGAATACGAGAGTTATCACTACGTTAAGTTCCAGAAATATCCCAAACTTATCAGAAGAACAGCAGAACCAG GTGAGAACAGGAATGCAAGAAGTGGTAGTGTAAAAAG GAGTTCCTGTTCAGCTGCAAAGCCTCTTCCCAAAATCAACCCGTCCCAGAGCCCAAAGTCTGGAAATGGAGCCAAAAGGACAACTGCCAGTTCACATACAAAT GAGAATGGTTCTGCTCTTCCTCCAGAGTTGTCAGAGTTTGGTCTTAACGTGTCCTCCATCAGAAATGGACCAGCTGGGGAGGCAGCCAATAACAGAAAG GGCCAGATGACTGACGGCAAAGTTTCAATCAATGACGCTGTCAAAGGAGCTGGCAGTGACTCAGACCACATG GAACGGTTGCTGAAGCCCCTCAGTGGCTTTTCTGGAATGAGCGGCGAGATGAGAGAACTTGCTGCAATCATCAGCagg GACATCTATTTGCACAGCCCCAACGTGCGGTGGGAGGACATCATCGGCCTGGAGGACGCAAAGCGATTAGTCAAAGAGGCCGTCGTCTATCCCATTAAG TACCCCCAGCTATTTACAGGCATTCTGTCTCCGTGGAAGGGCTTGCTGCTCTATGGCCCCCCAG gtacGGGTAAGACACTGCTGGCCAAGGCCGTGGCTACAGAGTGTAAGACGACCTTCTTCAACATTTCAGCCTCCAGCATCGTCAGCAAGTGGAGAGGAGACTCTGAGAAACTGGTCAGG GTTCTGTTTGAACTGGCCAGGTACCACGCCCCATCCACCATCTTCCTGGACGAGCTAGAGTCAGTGATGAGCCAGAGAGGAACGAGCATGGG AGGAGAGCATGAGGGGAGTCGCAGGATGAAGACTGAGCTGCTGGTTCAGATGGACGGACTGGCCAAATCAGAGGACCTGGTGTTTGTACTAGCTGCCTCCAACCTGCCTTG GGAACTGGACCATGCCATGCTGAGGAGGTTAGAAAAGAGGATTATAGTTAGTCTTCCCTCCTCGCCAGCTCGCCAAGCCATGATCTCTCATTGGCTGCCTCCTCTCAGCTCCACAGGAGGGGTGGAGCTACGAACTGAGCTGGACTATGAAACTCTAGCGAAG ggGATGGAGGGTTACTCTGGCTCTGATATACGACTGGTGTGTAAGGAGGCTGCCATGAGACCAGTCCGCAAGATCTTTGATGCTCTGGAGTCCCATCAGGATG GAGACACTGACGTGCCTGCCATCCAGCTGGAAACTGTGACAACAGCTGACTTCCTGGAAGTCATCACACACACCAAACCCTCGGCTCGAAACCTGATGGACAAATACACAGCCTGGGAGAGAGAGTACGAGTCtgtctga
- the katnal2 gene encoding katanin p60 ATPase-containing subunit A-like 2 isoform X2 — translation MMELSYQSMKVAHQAREADELRTEMRRKSLLILIYHHLLGQGYVSAAVALDQETNGGVRRFEVCDNIDLEMVLMEYESYHYVKFQKYPKLIRRTAEPGENRNARSGSVKRSSCSAAKPLPKINPSQSPKSGNGAKRTTASSHTNENGSALPPELSEFGLNVSSIRNGPAGEAANNRKGQMTDGKVSINDAVKGAGSDSDHMERLLKPLSGFSGMSGEMRELAAIISRDIYLHSPNVRWEDIIGLEDAKRLVKEAVVYPIKYPQLFTGILSPWKGLLLYGPPGTGKTLLAKAVATECKTTFFNISASSIVSKWRGDSEKLVRVLFELARYHAPSTIFLDELESVMSQRGTSMGGEHEGSRRMKTELLVQMDGLAKSEDLVFVLAASNLPWELDHAMLRRLEKRIIVSLPSSPARQAMISHWLPPLSSTGGVELRTELDYETLAKGMEGYSGSDIRLVCKEAAMRPVRKIFDALESHQDDTDVPAIQLETVTTADFLEVITHTKPSARNLMDKYTAWEREYESV, via the exons ATGATGGAGCTCTCATATCAATCTATGAAAGTCGCCCACCAAGCCCGGGAAGCG GATGAGCTGAGGACtgagatgaggaggaagagccTCCTCATCCTCATTTACCACCACCTGCTGGGGCAAGG CTACGTGTCTGCAGCAGTGGCCTTGGACCAGGAGACTAATGGAGGTGTGAGGAGGTTCGAGGTCTGTGATAACATCGATCTGGAGATGGTGCTGATGGAATACGAGAGTTATCACTACGTTAAGTTCCAGAAATATCCCAAACTTATCAGAAGAACAGCAGAACCAG GTGAGAACAGGAATGCAAGAAGTGGTAGTGTAAAAAG GAGTTCCTGTTCAGCTGCAAAGCCTCTTCCCAAAATCAACCCGTCCCAGAGCCCAAAGTCTGGAAATGGAGCCAAAAGGACAACTGCCAGTTCACATACAAAT GAGAATGGTTCTGCTCTTCCTCCAGAGTTGTCAGAGTTTGGTCTTAACGTGTCCTCCATCAGAAATGGACCAGCTGGGGAGGCAGCCAATAACAGAAAG GGCCAGATGACTGACGGCAAAGTTTCAATCAATGACGCTGTCAAAGGAGCTGGCAGTGACTCAGACCACATG GAACGGTTGCTGAAGCCCCTCAGTGGCTTTTCTGGAATGAGCGGCGAGATGAGAGAACTTGCTGCAATCATCAGCagg GACATCTATTTGCACAGCCCCAACGTGCGGTGGGAGGACATCATCGGCCTGGAGGACGCAAAGCGATTAGTCAAAGAGGCCGTCGTCTATCCCATTAAG TACCCCCAGCTATTTACAGGCATTCTGTCTCCGTGGAAGGGCTTGCTGCTCTATGGCCCCCCAG gtacGGGTAAGACACTGCTGGCCAAGGCCGTGGCTACAGAGTGTAAGACGACCTTCTTCAACATTTCAGCCTCCAGCATCGTCAGCAAGTGGAGAGGAGACTCTGAGAAACTGGTCAGG GTTCTGTTTGAACTGGCCAGGTACCACGCCCCATCCACCATCTTCCTGGACGAGCTAGAGTCAGTGATGAGCCAGAGAGGAACGAGCATGGG AGGAGAGCATGAGGGGAGTCGCAGGATGAAGACTGAGCTGCTGGTTCAGATGGACGGACTGGCCAAATCAGAGGACCTGGTGTTTGTACTAGCTGCCTCCAACCTGCCTTG GGAACTGGACCATGCCATGCTGAGGAGGTTAGAAAAGAGGATTATAGTTAGTCTTCCCTCCTCGCCAGCTCGCCAAGCCATGATCTCTCATTGGCTGCCTCCTCTCAGCTCCACAGGAGGGGTGGAGCTACGAACTGAGCTGGACTATGAAACTCTAGCGAAG ggGATGGAGGGTTACTCTGGCTCTGATATACGACTGGTGTGTAAGGAGGCTGCCATGAGACCAGTCCGCAAGATCTTTGATGCTCTGGAGTCCCATCAGGATG ACACTGACGTGCCTGCCATCCAGCTGGAAACTGTGACAACAGCTGACTTCCTGGAAGTCATCACACACACCAAACCCTCGGCTCGAAACCTGATGGACAAATACACAGCCTGGGAGAGAGAGTACGAGTCtgtctga